One Danio rerio strain Tuebingen ecotype United States chromosome 9, GRCz12tu, whole genome shotgun sequence genomic region harbors:
- the si:ch73-7i4.1 gene encoding uncharacterized protein isoform X2 codes for MPGGSTFRKCPHCMERLNCANRKCTKCGKLLDLKSRQTARMKVFRGQAQEWAKKMKKSRNQAKVFDSSALLVEKLKALGYFPLLLWGKYHPQKKKWTAQLQCPFQLPVVAHGVMEKIMCLFEGLLEGILLSKLLLKRKDIKEANPRMMPASFTANWKFFQYNMCPRHVKTRAVKKYWFIGTRAHHAKRPGPHLGNHRGTYK; via the exons ATGCCAGGAGGATCAACTTTCAGGAAGTGCCCCCATTGCATGGAGAGACTCAACTGTGCAAATAGAAAGTGCACAAAG TGTGGGAAACTGCTTGATCTGAAATCCAGACAGACAGCAAGAATGAAGGTGTTCCGGGGCCAAGCACAAGAATGGGccaagaaaatgaaaaaatcacGCAATCAAGCAAAGGTTTTTGACAGTAGTGCCCTACTG GTGGAAAAACTGAAGGCCCTTGGATACTTTCCCCTCCTGCTGTGGGGAAAGTAtcatcctcaaaaaaaaaaatggacagcCCAGCTGCAGTGCCCATTTCAGTTGCCAGTTGTTGCACATGGGGTTATGGAAAAGATAATGTGCCTCTTTGAAGGTCTGTTAGAAG GAATCCTGCTGTCAAAATTGCTGCTAAAAAGAAAAGACATAAAAGAAGCCAACCCAAGGATGATG cctGCCAGTTTCACAGCAAATTGGAAATTTTTCCAGTACAATATGTGTCCAAGACACGTGAAAACAAG GGCTGTAAAGAAGTACTGGTTCATTGGCACCCGTGCCCATCATG CCAAAAGACCTGGCCCCCATCTTGGGAACCACAGGGGAACATACAAATGA
- the si:ch73-7i4.1 gene encoding uncharacterized protein isoform X1 — protein MPGGSTFRKCPHCMERLNCANRKCTKCGKLLDLKSRQTARMKVFRGQAQEWAKKMKKSRNQAKVFDSSALLVEKLKALGYFPLLLWGKYHPQKKKWTAQLQCPFQLPVVAHGVMEKIMCLFEGLLEACDLESEEVGQESTGEEKEPEQEMQDENQREQAEQCETGETERRDVQGTEIEEQTKEDRVESEREKIGEMEGQKEGLKELDRMAPDEERALTE, from the exons ATGCCAGGAGGATCAACTTTCAGGAAGTGCCCCCATTGCATGGAGAGACTCAACTGTGCAAATAGAAAGTGCACAAAG TGTGGGAAACTGCTTGATCTGAAATCCAGACAGACAGCAAGAATGAAGGTGTTCCGGGGCCAAGCACAAGAATGGGccaagaaaatgaaaaaatcacGCAATCAAGCAAAGGTTTTTGACAGTAGTGCCCTACTG GTGGAAAAACTGAAGGCCCTTGGATACTTTCCCCTCCTGCTGTGGGGAAAGTAtcatcctcaaaaaaaaaaatggacagcCCAGCTGCAGTGCCCATTTCAGTTGCCAGTTGTTGCACATGGGGTTATGGAAAAGATAATGTGCCTCTTTGAAGGTCTGTTAGAAG catGTGATCTGGAAAGTGAGGAAGTGGGCCAAGAAAGTACAGGAGAAGAAAAGGAACCAGAACAAGAAATGCAAGATGAAAACCAGAGAGAACAGGCAGAGCAATGTGAGACAGGAGAGACCGAGAGGAGGGATGTCCAAGGAACGGAGATAGAGGAACAAACAAAGGAAGACAGAgtagagagtgagagagagaaaatagGAGAAATGGAGGGACAGAAAGAGGGACTGAAAGAACTAGATAGGATGGCCCCAGATGAAGAGAGAGCTCTGACTGAGTAA
- the si:ch73-7i4.2 gene encoding uncharacterized protein si:ch73-7i4.2: MQRLENLLQESETITLEDPPEDTILQSPLSIWGQRKKEVQQCWQEARPQNLANLLSAERIPTMTCSHCHVREAIIRCRECLPSEWFCECCDTLIHKHHILHSRQTTISGFFKYIPPTEFVKLRDSNYIICEQDCLLPTALPQIICSCNNADVAVSVGRSIILVCINGRYNLHTPLLTCKHCNEQWTPGVIDFERSGYWPATMQAQTLFHQDLFNSFEAMKTAAPGMSVKAFTALLDQRTKQFGRTGKVNTDAFQRSFLQYVYCNSEQNQLLGKEPFLCPACSPEMVAVSVDGNRKLYRFQKTNQSQEPGFFEGVFLAQDSMVSNFVEEVRGAVKSTPGKAMCGESHWTAARETSKQANKLDEEGVEIAVCRHGFLLKGLNMYRGEIFAYPMYLQKEFKDAKFLAMDVTCRYVPYLEKVSEALSHLQPLQKMRHCLSVMHAKAHNTKCEILWNARNQEGAGTTLGEEVEQVNSFLSRCALTTKYMTKSVRTDMLTVHAIGWNQRKENGLHIALSSRFKKTVQKTLTATENLKMMQNQFHCSDDTVKKWVMDVKQWASSGNATASPVGAHGLQLSIETLFVSICQKKHYLYRQNDRNKRRQKITQKIAQEKKRLVAEIQRYNQQPNADPVDTNLVVQQLSNKAEEIMIWPWQEQNTDGVSIITKKKLFDQVMLVSRLTEERQILVKEMIQHCQYLKDSIAKVQSLMATVSVWTQTGSYPNGFTEDGSKGLMCLLKKRLQDLRLKQQTVACTYKGILDPTSSLVEEEEGEMEEEMDWQNDLSSEDEDEDEDEDDAAVGTLVT; this comes from the exons ATGCAGAGGCTAGAGAACCTTCTTCAGGAATCTGAGACCATCACTCTTGAAGATCCTCCTGAAGACACCATCCTGCAGTCTCCATTGTCCATTTGGggacaaagaaaaaaagaggtCCAGCAGTGTTGGCAAGAGGCGAGGCCACAAAACCTTGCCAACTTGTTGTCGGCTGAAAGGATTCCCACGATGACATGTAGTCACTGTCATGTGAGAGAAGCAATTATCCGTTGTAGGGAATGTTTGCCATCAGAGTGGTTTTGTGAATGTTGTGACACATTAATACACAAACACCACATTTTGCACAGTAGGCAAACCACAATCAGTGGCTTTTTTAAATACATCCCTCCAACGGAATTTGTCAAACTCCGTGACAGTAACTACATCATCTGTGAACAAG ATTGTTTGCTACCAACAGCCTTGCCTCAGATAATTTGTTCCTGTAATAATGCTGATGTTGCTGTATCTGTTGGAAGATCTATCATTCTGGTTTGCATAAATG GCCGTTATAACCTTCACACACCATTGCTGACATGCAAACATTGCAATGAGCAATGGACTCCAGGGGTCATTGACTTCGAAAGGAGTGGTTATTGGCCTGCTACCATGCAAGCCCAGACCCTATTCCACCAAGATCTATTTAATTCGTTTGAGGCTATGAAGACAGCAGCTCCAGGAATGTCAGTGAAAGCATTCACAGCACTGCTAGATCAGAGAACAAAGCAGTTTGGAAGA ACTGGCAAAGTGAATACGGATGCTTTTCAGAGAAGCTTTTTGCAATATGTGTACTGCAACTCTGAACAGAACCAACTACTGGGAAAGGAGCCATTTCTCTGTCCAGCCTGTAGCCCTGAAATGGTGGCTGTTTCAGTGGATGGTAACCGAAAACTCTACAGGTTCCAAAAAACAAACCA gagtcaagagccagggttttttgaAGGAGTTTTTTTAGCCCAAGACTCCATGGTGTCTAATTTTGTTGAGGAAGTCCGTGGTGCAGTCAAGAGT ACACCAGGAAAAGCAATGTGTGGGGAATCCCACTGGACAGCAGCAAGAGAGACATCAAAGCAAGCCAACAAGTTGGATGAAGAAGGTGTGGAAATTGCTGTGTGCAGGCATGGATTCCTCCTAAAAG GTCTGAACATGTATAGAGGAGAAATTTTTGCATATCCGATGTATCTCCAAAAAGAGTTCAAAGATGCAAAATTTTTGGCCATGGATGTGACCTGCCGTTATGTGCCATACCTGGAGAAAGTGTCAGAGGCCCTGAGTCATCTTCAACCTCTTCAGAAAATGAGACATTGCTTGTCTGTAATGCATGCCAAAGCCCACAATACAAAATGCGAG ATTCTGTGGAATGCAAGGAACCAGGAAGGTGCTGGAACCACACTTGGGGAAGAAGTGGAGCAAGTAAATAGTTTTCTATCCAGATGTGCCCTGACCACAAAATATATGACCAAGTCAG TAAGAACTGATATGCTTACGGTCCATGCAATTGGGTGGAATCAGCGTAAAGAGAATGGACTGCACATTGCCTTGTCTTCTAGATTTAAAAAG ACAGTGCAAAAGACCTTGACTGCAACAGAGAATCTGAAAATGATGCAGAATCAATTCCATTGTAGTGATGACACAGTAAAAAAGTGGGTTATGGATGTCAAGCAGTGGGCAAGCAGTG GAAATGCTACAGCCAGTCCTGTTGGTGCTCATGGCTTGCAGTTGTCCATCGAAACGCTCTTTGTGAGCATTTGTCAGAAAAAGCATTATCTTTATAGGCAGAATG ATCGGAACAAAAGGCGTCAGAAGATTACTCAAAAGATTGCCCAAGAAAAGAAACGCTTGGTCGCAGAGATCCAGAGATACAACCAGCAACCTAACGCTGACCCTGTGGACACAAACTTAGTTGTACAGCAACTGTCCAACAAAGCAGAAGAGATCATGATCTGGCCTTGGCAGGAACAGAACACAG ATGGTGTCAGCATTATCACCAAGAAGAAGCTCTTTGACCAAGTAATGCTTGTCTCACGGCTGACTGAAGAAAGGCAGATCCTTGTAAAAGAGATGATTCAGCACTGTCAGTACCTTAAGGACTCCATAGCCAAGGTCCAGTCACTGATGGCCACTGTTTCAGTGTGGACACAAACAGGAA GCTATCCAAATGGATTCACAGAGGATGGGTCCAAGGGCCTCATGTGTTTACTAAAAAAAAGACTGCAGGACCTCAGACTGAAACAGCAGACTGTAGCATGCACGTATAAAGGTATTCTTGACCCAACTTCTAGCCTGGTAGAAGAGGAGGAAGgggaaatggaggaagaaatggACTGGCAGAATGACCTTAGCtctgaggatgaagatgaagatgaagatgaggatgatgcaGCAGTGGGGACTCTAGTCACTTGA